The genomic stretch ATCAATCCCAAGTTGCTCGCCTGCGCGTAAACATTAATACGACTGAATACCCCTTGTTTTGACAACAAGCTTTGCGGCAAGTCATATCCCAAAAACACCTCGTTCAAACGGATATGATCCCCTTTTATAAAACTGTTCCTGAAATACATGGCAACACCTATCGTACTCGAATATCCCCGACCACTCTCGAAATTAGTTTTATTATCATCGTTATAGAGCGGCAACTCGGAATAAGACATTTGGTTAACATACCCCTCGTCATACACCTCAAAAGCCTTGTCCAGACGATCGGAATAAGCTGCAAGATTTCTGCTATCAGGCGAAAAACTATCACTATAACTCGTCATGACATAATAACCGAACTGTCCCGTGAGCATAAAAGAGAAAGTCAACCCTTTCCAGCTAAACATATTACTGAAACTCAACGTGCTTTTCGGTTCTGCTGCCCCCAGATAGTAAGCCCAATTATTGTCATCAAGCGTTTGCCCTTCCCGAGGGGTCACAAAATCCATCATATGCGAAGATTCTTCATCCAGAATGGGTTCTCGCGAACCATCTTTTCCTCCCAACAACACGTAACCTTCCGGCGAATACCCCACCGGTTTCAAAACCGAGTAAGAACCAATCGGACGCCCTACCACGTAGGAATTGCCAACCGCCATGTAAGGCCCACTATAACCGAATTTTTTCAATTCATTGTGGTTGTATGAATAATTCAGTACCCCGCTCCAACTCAAATCTCCCGCGACAGGCAAGTCAGAACCGATTGAAAACTCCACGCCCCGGTTCACGATCTCCGCGTTGTTCAACAACATAGACTCCACGCCCTGCGAAATCACCGGTACCGTCGTGTTCGCCAACACATCATAAGAATACTTATTATAAAACTCCGCACTACCGCTCAGTTTATGCCCGAAAAACGCCATGTCCACCCCGATATTCAGCGTCCGCGACTTCTCCCACGTCAGTGTATTATTACCGCGTTCCGCAATCGTGTTAAAAGATTCTCCCCCGGAATAAATAAGGCTACCCGAATGCACCGCCACAGTCGTCACGCTGGAGGTCCCCGACTTACCAGCCGCCACACCCGCAATACCGTACGATGCGCGCAGTTTCAACTGGTCTATCCAAGACGCCCGCTCCATGAACCGCTCGTTTGAAATCAGCCAACTGGCACCGAACGACCAAAATGGGGAAAACTTGTCACGCACATCTTCCGCCTGAAAATTGGAAGCATCCGTTCGGAAACTGACTGTCACCGAATAACGGTCATCATAGGTATAAGCCGCATTCGCGTACACCGAAAAGAAACGGTCTTCCAGCGTCGACAGGCTTCCCAACTTTTCGAAAGGCATATACGAAGATACCCCGAAAATATTGTTTTTCTTCGTCACGTAATCCAGCTCCGTCAACACGGAATTGGTATATTTGTTATATCCGTAACGTGTCACTTTCGGATCCGCCTCCGTCGTGGCAGAAATAACCTCCGTACCTACCAATACGTTAAATGCGTGTTTATCTTTCATCAGGCGATAATCCGCCTGCCCGCGCAAGTTATAAGCTTCGTACGTGTGTCCCTCGTTCGAGAACACGCCCCCCGTCGGGAAATAAGAAACATACCGTCCCGCTTCGCCCAACGTGGAATACGTATTATACAAATCTCTCACAAAAAACGATTCCGGCTCGTAAGACACGTGCTTGCGATATCGCCGTTGTTCATACTGCCCCTTGGCACTCACATTCAGTCCTCACTCCGTCCGGTATTCAAAACCACCTTGCACCCTGTAATTCATCGTCTTGGAATAGTTATCCGTGTAATCCCGATCGGCAACAGGGTTATAAGTCCAATCCGTCGGAGTCTTGCCCGCATAATATTCCTCCGACATCAACAGAGGCTCGTACACCGTCTGCGAGGTCGGTACATGCACGAAATTCCCTTCTTCATCCTTCAAACGAGTCCACGGACTAAGCCATCCCCGCACGCTTTCAATACTCGTACCATTGCTTTCCTCCCTACTGAACATCGTGTTCACCGCCAACTCGAATGTCAGGTTTTTCGTCAACCGGGCGTTACTCGCCAGATTCAGCAATACACGCCGCTTGCCATTCTCTTGCAGGTAACTGTCCTCATCATCATAAGAAGCCGAAAAAGCGTAATCCAACTTCTCCGCAGCACCCCGTAACGACACATTGTACTGCTGACGCATCATACGCTGAAAAATATACTCGTTCAAATCATCTTTCCATACCCCGCGGTTCCCCAATTCGATAAGCTCCTGTTTTTTAGCCTCGTACTCCCCTGCGGTAAGATTCTTTTTATTATCCCGCTCGTACAGCATACCGTATGGAGCCGACATATACCGTCTCCTAGCGGAAGTCCTCGTGTAAGGATCATTACTTGTAAGATTAATCGGATCGTATTTGTGCATCAATTCTTCGAAACGAAACTGGTTCTCTGCCGATGCCATGTTAAACAAATAATCCAAATCTGCCCGAGAGCTCACCGACCAGTAAGCATCCGCTGAAATCTCCAACTTGCTTTTCGCCTTGCCTTTTTTCGTGGTAATCACGATCACCCCGTTTGCCGCACGCGCCCCGTAAATAGAAGTTGCCGCCGCATCCTTCAACACGGTCACCGATTCTACATCATTCGGGTTAATGGATGAAAACGGATCACTCTCAAGCATATAACCACTGATGGGGAAACCATCCACCACGATCAGCGGATCGTTATCCGCCTTCCAATTAGCTCCTCCCATACTAACTTGTGATATAGTACCTTGTCCCCGGATAGCGAAACGTATCTGCCCGTCGACCGGTGCGCTCACCACCGATAATCCCGACACCAGTCCGACTAATGCTTGCGCAAGATTGGATGTCGGTTTCCGCCCCAATGTTTCCGCATCCACGATCGAGTAAGCACCCGTTGCCCGTTCCTTGGAAATCGTCTGGTAACCGGTCACCACCACATCATCCAGATTCTCGTTATCCTCCTCCAACACAACTTCAATAAATTCCTTACCGGACAGCGGAATCTCCTGCTTTTTCATTCCCACGAACGAGAAGACTAACACGTGTACCCCTTTTTCCGGCAATTTAATCTCAAAACGTCCAACAGAATCCGACACGACACCGGAAGTCGTACCCTTCAACACGATAGTAGCTCCAGGCAAGGGTATTCCTTGGCCATCGATCACCACGCCTTTAACAATTCTCTCCTCTACTTTTTTCTGCTGCAAAATTATCTCCTTCCATATCACGATAGTCTTCTCCTCGATCGAAAATTTCAATCCCGTACCTTTCAAACAACTACTTAAAATACTCTCGATCGTAGCATCTTTAAACAAAACATCCCTGTCTTGAATTCCAGACAAATCGGCATCACTATACACGAAACTATATTCCGTGTGTAATTTGATCTCGTTAATAATCTGTTTAATCGATGCCCTCTCCAACTCCATACTCATCCGTACCTGTTGGGAATAAACCCCGGCATGCACTTGCAGTGCGAATAAAACCGATAAAATAAACGTCGCCTTCATCATTAAAATAAGCTTCATTACTTTTCTATGCCTGTCTATGCAGGCATAAAGATTTTTTTTCATAACTTTGTAATTAAGATTCGACAATAATTCAATTCCTGTTTGCAGCAGGATTGAAAGAGTTTGACAAGGGGCAGTGTTTGCAGCACTGCTCTTTGTTTTTTATTTCACTATAATCGTATTCTTATTAATTTCAAATTTTACTTTCCCGGTTCGTTCGATAAACTTCAGCACATGAGCTATATCCTCATGTTTCTTGATGTTCAACGAATAAGGAATCCCTTTCAATTCCTTGTTCGTGTAGAACACGTCAAACGAATACCAGCGACCCAATTCCTCCAGTATAAACTCCAAAGGCTTGTTATCAAATACCAAGCGGCCATCCTTCCAACTGACATACTGTTCTACATCCACCTTGGTCACGGTTAACCGGTCATTTCCCCTGCTAAAATCAGCCTGTTGCCCGGGAGATAACTCCACTTGTTTTCCTCCCGCCTCCACGTTCACTCGTCCCTCTACCAAAGTCGTCAACACATTTTCCTCTCCCATGTAAGCCCGAATCCCGAACGAAGTTCCCAACACTCGCACCTCCACTTGTTTCACCTCAACAACAAAAGGCTGCTTCTCGTCACGCTGCACGTCAAAATATCCCTCTCCTTCCAAATACACTTTCCGGCTCTTTCCTTTGAATTGTTTCGGAAACCTTAATTCCGACTCGGCATTCAGGTAAACCGTTGTTCCGTCAGCCAACACCAAAGTATATTCTCCCCCGCGAGGAACACGCAAGGTATGATATATCTCGCAGGAATCCTGTATTCCACTGGCAACAACTTCCGTGTAATTCAGCGTATCTCCGCTATTTTTCACTCCCTCTTCCAAAGCCCGATTCGCTTCTCGATCCAACCATACTTTCGTTCCATCCGGCAATACCAACTCGGCCATGGACACACCGGGAACAATTCGGGGAGAAGTTACTACCGGCCCTGTTTCCCATGTAGTATCCCATGAAAAATACACGATCCCGCCTACCAACAAAGGTAAGACAAACAAAGCGGCATAACGCATCCACGACATTTTCCGAGAGTGCCGTTTTTTTCGCACCGTCCGGTTTAAAATTCGGTTCCATTCCAGCTCTTGCTGCTCCGAAGTCTTCACGAAGCGACGAATCCCCCTCTCCAATTTCTCCCTGGAAACCACGTTCCGGAACAACTCCTCATGCTCCGCTCGCTCGTCTCGCCAGCGTTTTAGCTCGTCCATCTCCTCCTCGCTCAATTCACCTTTCACGTAACGAACGACCATTTGTTTTATCCGATCATTATTCTGAATCTCCATGTTCTGATATTCGTTTTATACTAAAGCACGCAAACCTTCATTTGGTGTAATACAAAAACCAATTATTTTTTACTCAAATCAAAATATTTTTCTAATCATACCCTATTTCAAGGGTTAAACAACCCTTTTCACAAGGTTATAATACCCTATCGCCCTTCTATCTCCCTTTCATCGCCCTTTCATCACCCTTCCGAAAGGGCGAGAAAAGGCTAAAGAAGAGGTCTTGTAATTTCCGACAGGTAGTTAAACCCTAGTATTACGGTAGTAAATCTTTGGTATTAGTATGTTCTCAAGAAATCCAAGCAAGTAGAGAAAGAACATTTTTCAGCCGCTCCCTCATATAATGATTGGCATTGTTCTTATGCTTTTTGACCGTGTTGACCGATATATTCAACGTTTGCGCAATCTCTTCATGACTTTTCCCGTCAAGACTCATCTGGTAAACTTCTTTACACGCCGGGGGTAATTCGTTAAAGACATCCGATAGGGTTTGAAAAATCTCCGATTCCAGAATCCGATCCAAAAATGATTCGGAATCCTCCCCCTCCATTACCACCCGTCTAGCATACTTATCCTCCACCTGTTGGTGGCGCATCAAATTGAGACAATCATTCCGCACGGCTTTGTACAGATAAGCTTTCACGGCATATTCTCCCCGGAAATCAGCCCTTTTCTCCCATAAATCGACAAAAGCATCCTGCACGACATCATCGATCATCGTGTCCTCGTTCAAATACTTCGCAGCAAAATAACGTAACGCAACAGCGTATCTGTCGTACAAGACACGAAACGCACTCTCCCCTCCGCGAGCAAATTCCTGGATTATATCTACTTCTCTCGTATCCAAATTAACACTATTTTCTTCTACAAAAATACAATAAAATATAAAGCACACCCATATTCTGCTATTGTTTTTAATGATGTTTCTCTTTCATCTCGGTGCGAAAGAGCCGTAGTAATGTATTCACTTGCATACGTTGGGATGCCTCTTGATATGAGATTGCTGACAAGTGCAAAAACGGGGTTTTCCCTTTTGCGTACAGTCATGTCAGATGGAGCCATAACCTCAAAAGCTCCCTTTCCTATATTCTTTTGGTCTTGTATTGTCTCCGCATAGCAAGCGTACAACTGTACGGGAACAAAACATTTGTATTTGTGAAGAACACTTTCAGCAGAATCCAGCGAGAATGCGAAACTCTTAATCAAGCCTCCATAATCTCTGCCATTCGGGTACTTACCGAATCTCGTTTCTCGATAATCCGCAAACACTTGTATGTTGTTATCCTTGAAATAATTCTTAAAGGCATTTATTCGGCTTTCGTTAAGATTGGCAGGACCGATACAGAGTACAATATGCTTTACACCAGAAGATGTAATCAATTTGGAAACACCTTTAAGGCTTACAGATTCAATATCAAGTATATTGGAGAATATATGAATAGTACAAGGTTGCTCTACAGCAATATCTTGAGAGGTATATCGATTTCTGTCGGATGAATTATGTTGTCTATTGTGAGAGAGGTATATTCCCCAAGCTTGTCTTGATACATATTATCTTCCGGTTATTGTATCATTGTCTTTATTTAACTGATGTTGCTTTCAATTTGCAACTGCCACTTCTTTGCTTGCATTGGCATAGCAATATTCACATAAATGTGGACATGTGTTGTATTCACCTATATCCTTACTTTTCATACAACCGCATGCCATGCGTTGTCCTTTGTCTTTGTTGTTCTTGTTAATAACAACACAGTAACTATTATCTAAAAGGATTGCATCCGAAGGTATTTCCAAAGGCTCTATATCAACAAACAAATCTGGTTGTTGCTTGGTATCTATTATCTCGACTCCAAGAAAAGTCATCAACTTCTTGGATTGGTAACCCAAACGTACTATTAATTACCCATAATATTTGAAAATGACGAATATATAGCGATGGAATTGAGTTCTTTTGTTCTATTTGCTATTAAAAGTGTACCAATGATGCTTAGAACTATACGAAACAAAGACTTTAATGCTGTTTTTCGGATAATTAGTTGTAATTTTGCACTTATGAATAGAGGTGTTTTTACTGATTGATAATATAGTAGTCATCATAACAATGGATTTGAATACTCTGATAGCAGAATGTACCACATACGATTTTAAGTTGATGCTGGAAGAAAAGAAACCCAAGAGCTGGTTGAAAAGCGTAAGTGCTTTTGCCAATGGTTTGGGCGGATCCCTTTTCTTTGGCATTGATAATGATGGTATAGCCAGAGGTCTTGATGATGTACAGCATGTGTGCGAAGCTATCAGTACTAAGATTCGCGACTATATGGATCCTCTGCCAGAGGTGGAGATGATTCCGCATGATATGGATGGTTTGCACATCTTGCAGCTCAAAGTCGATGCAGGGCATTATACTCCGTATTACTACGTTGGGGATGTTCAGCGCATTGCCTTTGTCCGTGTTGGTGACGAGAGTCTTCCTGCTACGGCAGAACATATGGTACGATTAGTTCTTAAAGGTTCAAACAAAACCTTTGATTCTCTACATACAGATTATAATGCAGAGGACTATTCCTTTACGATATTGGCAAATGCTTTCAAAGACCGCACCAAACAAGAATGGGACAAGAAATATCTTTTGTCGTTTGGATTGGTAACTGGTGCAAAGAACCTTACGAATGCTGGTGCCTTGTTTGCCGATGACTGCCCATTGTGGCAATCTCGCCTATACTGCACACGTTGGGATGGAAAGGAAAAGGGTGATGCTATCAATGATGCCGAGTTTACTGGAAACGTACTCATGTTACTTCGTGAAGTCATGAACTTTGTGAAATCCAACACAAAGAAAGGCTGGGAGAAGTTACCTGATGGTCGAAAGAACAAGTCTGAATATGCAGAACGTGCTGTTCTCGAAGCTATGGTTAACCACTTCATTCATCGTGACTATACTGTTATGGGTGGCGAGGTGCATCTTGATATCTACGATGACCGTCTCTCCGTTACGTCCCCTGGTGGAATGTACAATGGAATGCTGATTCAGGACTTAGATATCGCAGACGTTTCTTCTGAAAGACGTAATCCAATACTTGCAAATGTCATGGCCCAACTGGACTATATGGAGAAAAGAGGTAGTGGACTCACACGCATCTGCAACGAGACCAAAGCATTGGATGGGTATAGGGATGAACTTAAACCTGTTTTCAAATCCACTCCAACTCAATTTCAGACCATCATTTTCGCCTCCCCCCCCCCCAATGTCGGAGACCATGACGGAGATGTGTCGGAGACGAAAATTACTGAGCGTCAGCAGAAAATACTGAATCTCATCAAAGAGTCTCCGACAATTAGTGGTCGCCAAATGTCGGAGAAGCTGTCGGTGAGCCAACGCACAATAGAACGAGACCTTTCCGCTTTGCAAAAGAGTGGAATTCTGAAGCATGAAGGCAAGGATAATGATGGGGTATGGGTAGTATTAGAGTAATAGAAATATAAGTCAAAATGCATCTGTCTGCTCTCAAACTATGGAATTTCAGGAAATACTGCGAAGGTCCTAATGGTGAGCCAGGGCTAGTGGTGAATTTCCATGAAGGCGTGAACGTGCTTATTGGAGAAAATGACTCAGGTAAGACGGCCATCGTTGATGCTATTCGATATGCTCTGAAGACACAAAGCGGAGAGTTTATCCAGTTTGATGATAAAGATTTTTATCAAGATGTCAACGGAAATAGAAAGGAAGAGTTTAAGATAGAGTGCGTGTTTGACGGATTGAATGAACAGGACTCAGGCTTGTTCTGGGAGTGGTTGTCATGGAACGATGATAAAACAAGATATTTGTTGAAGGTATGGCTTTATGCTAAGAGGAAAGATAACGTCATTATGCCATCGTTCACAGCTGGTATGGTATTGAAGGACAAGCAGACAGAATGGACTCTGAAGCGCGAGAATTGTTAAAGGTGGTATATTTCAAACCTCTCAGGGATGCCCTTACAGATATGACTCATGGTTATAAGTCAAGATTGGCGCAAATCCTCGGTGCACACGAACTATTCAAGACTCAAAAAGATGCTGAAGGAAACAGCACTAAGCACAAACTGGAGACCGACTATGAGAATTTAAAGAGAGAAATAGAGAACTATTTCAAAGATGGGGGTAATGGCTCTATTATCACAGGGGACATTAATAAGTTCTTAAAAAAGCATTTCCTGCTTAACGGAGACCCGCAAAATGCCCAGATTAAGCTGACTGGTGGAGAACTAACAGATATATTGAGGTTGCTTGATCTTATCATGGAGGGTAACAAATCGGGACTCGGAACGCTTAACTTATTGTGTATAGCAGCTGAAATGCTTCTGTTCAACAACCAGAAGAAAGGATTGAAGCTGGCGATAGTAGAAGAACTGGAGGCACACCTTCATCCGCAATATCAGTTGAGGTTGATAGATTATATTTCCTCCCAACAAAACAATGAACAGTTTATTCTTTCCACCCATAGCATTACGTTGGCATCGAAAATACGACTTGAAAACCTTATTATTCTAAAAGACAAGGAAGCATATCCAATGTCTGCGGATTACACGATGATGAATCCAGCTCAGTATTTGTCGGGTACGCTTCTGCCTCTATTTGATAAAAATGAGGTGACTGTGGTTGCTAATACATTCTTTAATGCCGTTGCAGACGGGAACCAAGGCGGACAAAATCTTGAACATGGAAACATATACAAAGAAGATGACATGGAGATTGAGATAGCCACGGTTCATGCCGTGAAAGGTGAAACACATGCTGCTACGCTATACCTTGAAACCTTTTTCAACAAGTATTATGAGTCTGAACGGTTAAAAGAGCAATTTAAGGGGATTACGTACATGGGGACTGATGATGATACGCTAAAAAGTCTTAGGGTGGTATATGTTGGCATGAGTAGACCTCGCTACTTGTTATGTGTCGCCATTCAAAAGGATAGATTTCACACTATAGACTGTCAAGAGTTAAGAGATATATGGGATGTGGTAGAGGCATAGACCCTCTAATGAAAGTTAAATACATTAAATCTTTATTTTTTCCGACGTCCTCAGAATCAGCATCATCACTTTCCTACCATTTAATTTACAAGTTATTGATATAAAGTGAATTACAAATACACGCATTTATTCATATCGGTAATGTTTATCATGACATACCATCCAAAATTTTATCCGAGGTAATAAAGAACAAAAAACACTACTAACCAAATATTTTAAAGCCAGTTACCATGCAAAGACAAATACATTTGTAATAAAACCAAAACAAAAATTGAATTCTCATGTAACAAATCCAAATCAAAACATCCGGTTCGTGTATCAGCTTAGAAAAGTTTTCATCCTTGACCAAAAACAAAGTGTATGAGAATAAACCTTTTCATCCCCGTTTTGTCTTAGAATCAGATACATTAAAAAACCAAGCATGGGATACTCCATATAGATTCCATGTAATTATAAACGATTAAAGAATAAAAACATGAAAACAGTAACCCTAATTATCTCGTCGCTTTTTCTTTTCATGGTACTAGGAGTAAGCGCACAACAACACGGTCCACAACATCGCGGGCAAAGAGGTCACATGAACCCCGAAGAAATGGTAAAAAGACAAGTTGAGCACATGAAAACCGAATTGAAACTCAACGAGCAACAAGAAAAACAGGTAAAAGATTTGTTGACTGAAAACTTCAAACAGAGAGGTGAGCTCATGAAAAAATATCAAGGACAACGGGATTCCGTGATGGTCAACATGAAAAAGATGGAAGAGCAGCAAAACCTTTCTCTAAAGAAAATCTTGACAGAAGAACAATATAAAACTTACCTGACCAATCAGGAAAAAAGAAAACAAGAAATGGAGAAACGCCGGAAAGAAATGATGGATAAACGTGGCGGACAAAGAGACGGACACGGTGATCCAGCTACCGTGAACGAAGATCACGAATGCACCGGATGCGGAGGCTGTGACAAACACAAATAACCCCATATATCGATCAAATCATAAAGCCGGATCTTTTTCTACTAACGAAAAATACTTCGGCTTTATTCATAGAGAGAATGTAATTTAAACTGTGTCAGCAAAAAAATAAATGATTAATTTTGCTAACACAGTTTTTTTATGGAACAAGAATTTAATTTCGAAAGCATCAAAAACAAGGCCCTGGAACAATTAAAATCAGGTAAGTCCTTGTTAGGTAAAGACGGTGCGTTTGCCCCGTTATTGGAAAGTATACTAAACGCGGCACTCGAAGGTGAAATGGAAGCCCATCTCTCTGATGAAGAACGAGAAACGGGTAATCGTCGTAACGGTAAAATGCAAAAACAAGTACAAACTCCTTTAGGAGAAGTGACGGTATCCACGCCTAGAGATCGTAACTCAACTTTTGATCCCCAGTTCATTAAAAAACGAGAGACTATACTAGCCGAGGGTGTGGCCGATCGGATCATAGGTTTATACGCCCTTGGTAATAGCACCCGAGAAATAAGTGACTGGATGGAAGAGAATCTAGGAAACAGGGTATCGGCAGAAACGATCAGTTCTATAACAGATCGGGTTCTTCCCGAGATTAAAGCTTGGAAATCAAGGCTCCTTGATCCCGTGTACCCGATCGTTTGGTTGGACGCTATTCATTACAAGGTAACAGATGAAAGAGGTTACGCCGTGACTCGTGCCATTTACAACGTGCTGGGTATAACCAAGGAGGGGCATAAGGAGCTACTGGGAATGTATATCTCTAAAAACGAGGGAGCGAACTTTTGGCTGGGAGTTCTCACGGATTTGCAAAACCGTGGTGTGCAAGATATACTAATCGCTTGCGTGGACGGTCTAAAGGGCTTTCCCGAGGCGATCGTGAGTGTTTATCCCGACGCTATAGTCCAGTTATGCATCGTGCATCAAATACGCAATTCTATCAAGCACGTGGGTAGTAAACACCAAAAAGAATTCCTGCTTGACCTCAAGCGAGTTTATCAAGCTGTAAATAAAGAATCAGCTGAAGAAGAACTGGTTAAACTTGACGATAAATGGGGTGAACAATACCCTATTGTCATCAAATCATGGCAAGATAACTGGGAGAAACTAACTGAATATTTCCAGTTCACGGCAACTATCAGAAGACTGATATACACGACCAATACCGTGGAAGGGTATCATCGACAAATTCGAAAAGTTACAAAAAACAAGGGCGTGTTCCCGCACGACACCGCCCTTGAAAAACTAGTTTACCTGGCTTATCGCAATATCAGGAAAAAATGGACCATGCCAATCCCGAATTGGGCGGCTGTTGCTCAACAACTGGCTATTAAATTTGGAGAAAGGTTTAAATTATGGTAATTTTACGCTCGTCGGGAGTGCTGGTGCACCCCCTTGGCGCTTGGCCGATCCCCGACCGTTGAGTCAAAAATGAAGATGACACAGTTTAATTTACACCCCCGTTCATAGATAAAACTACTCTCCTAATTTCTGCTCTAAAATCTTCTGCACCTCTTCCGGTTTCGGATTCACGGCTAAAATCTTCCCGTCCCTATCGACCAAAAATACGCCTCCCCCGGCATTTCCCAACATATACTGAGTCCATATTCGACACCCATCATCTAACTCAACCAACTGCAACCAAGGATAACCGTCCAGTTTTATAGCCTGTTTCAGACGATCCGTGTTCTTGAACTCCCGTGCCACGCCAACGATCTCGAAGCCTCGATCTTTATACTTCTCGTAAATCGGAATCATCGCTTTCGCCTTTGCTCGACAAGGCATACACCAGGAAGCCCACAAATCAATAACGGCAACCTTTCCTTTTATAATATCCGAAAGTCTCACCTTATTCCCTTCAAGATCAGGAGCCTCAAAGTCGACATAATGTCCACCCGATCTGACATTATGGAAACCGTCAAGTAATATTTTCCCCAAACGAGTATAGTCACTGGAAACAAATTTTTCTGCCAAAACATGATAAGCACGCTCTAATTCCTCATCTAATTCAGACTGATACATTTGTCGTCGCTGTAATTCTTCTATCACTAAAAAATAATACAACTCATCCCATTGTCCCTCACAGAACTTATGCATAAAAGAGTATCGTTTCCAACCTATTTCCTGTTGTTGCAACTCTCGGTATTCTTGATATCTCTCGTTAAACTTTCCCCTCTTCACCATGTAATTTTTATCAACATTCACCGTAATATCCACTTTCCCATCTTCTGCAATGAAAGGAACCGTATACCACTCCCAAGGTTTCCGGGTTACAAATATCAATTTATACCCTTCCGCATGTGGCAATTCCAACACACATTCAAAACAATGATTTTTCACTGTAACCGTTGTCCCATGATAACGGGAATCCAACGTAGCATCTACCAAAAGCACATCCTCCACTTCCATCCCGACTAGCTTGCCATGAACAACACAGCGCACCTTATTCTCGTCTGCAAAAACAACATTCCCTAAGAACAAGAACAAAATCAACCATCTTAAACAATTCGCCATATTTTTCCTTTTAAAATAGAAGAGGAGCTGCAAGCAGCTCCTCTAAACTACACACATTACTATTTTATAACCGGGAAACCTTCCTGCTCCCGATCCAAACGATACATATGATAAAAATTACCGTTACCGGGCTCGTAAGTCACATTCATCACCTCACCCTTACCATTATCACTCTTAATCAAAAAATTATACTCATTCAATACATATGACGTAATTTCTCCATTCAGATTCAATGACAAAGTTCGGGCATCACTATAATTCCTGTCTAATGAATAACCATCACCCTTTACCGAAACCAAATTGTTGCCGGAATATGTGTACATCCGATCATTTATTAAATCCCAACTCGACTCACTATGATTATTCACTTGATATATCCGATTCT from Butyricimonas virosa encodes the following:
- a CDS encoding TonB-dependent receptor codes for the protein MRDLYNTYSTLGEAGRYVSYFPTGGVFSNEGHTYEAYNLRGQADYRLMKDKHAFNVLVGTEVISATTEADPKVTRYGYNKYTNSVLTELDYVTKKNNIFGVSSYMPFEKLGSLSTLEDRFFSVYANAAYTYDDRYSVTVSFRTDASNFQAEDVRDKFSPFWSFGASWLISNERFMERASWIDQLKLRASYGIAGVAAGKSGTSSVTTVAVHSGSLIYSGGESFNTIAERGNNTLTWEKSRTLNIGVDMAFFGHKLSGSAEFYNKYSYDVLANTTVPVISQGVESMLLNNAEIVNRGVEFSIGSDLPVAGDLSWSGVLNYSYNHNELKKFGYSGPYMAVGNSYVVGRPIGSYSVLKPVGYSPEGYVLLGGKDGSREPILDEESSHMMDFVTPREGQTLDDNNWAYYLGAAEPKSTLSFSNMFSWKGLTFSFMLTGQFGYYVMTSYSDSFSPDSRNLAAYSDRLDKAFEVYDEGYVNQMSYSELPLYNDDNKTNFESGRGYSSTIGVAMYFRNSFIKGDHIRLNEVFLGYDLPQSLLSKQGVFSRINVYAQASNLGLIWSANGKMDPNYPLGSLKPMPVFTFGLKLGFKSW
- a CDS encoding SusC/RagA family TonB-linked outer membrane protein; translated protein: MKKNLYACIDRHRKVMKLILMMKATFILSVLFALQVHAGVYSQQVRMSMELERASIKQIINEIKLHTEYSFVYSDADLSGIQDRDVLFKDATIESILSSCLKGTGLKFSIEEKTIVIWKEIILQQKKVEERIVKGVVIDGQGIPLPGATIVLKGTTSGVVSDSVGRFEIKLPEKGVHVLVFSFVGMKKQEIPLSGKEFIEVVLEEDNENLDDVVVTGYQTISKERATGAYSIVDAETLGRKPTSNLAQALVGLVSGLSVVSAPVDGQIRFAIRGQGTISQVSMGGANWKADNDPLIVVDGFPISGYMLESDPFSSINPNDVESVTVLKDAAATSIYGARAANGVIVITTKKGKAKSKLEISADAYWSVSSRADLDYLFNMASAENQFRFEELMHKYDPINLTSNDPYTRTSARRRYMSAPYGMLYERDNKKNLTAGEYEAKKQELIELGNRGVWKDDLNEYIFQRMMRQQYNVSLRGAAEKLDYAFSASYDDEDSYLQENGKRRVLLNLASNARLTKNLTFELAVNTMFSREESNGTSIESVRGWLSPWTRLKDEEGNFVHVPTSQTVYEPLLMSEEYYAGKTPTDWTYNPVADRDYTDNYSKTMNYRVQGGFEYRTE
- a CDS encoding FecR family protein, with translation MEIQNNDRIKQMVVRYVKGELSEEEMDELKRWRDERAEHEELFRNVVSREKLERGIRRFVKTSEQQELEWNRILNRTVRKKRHSRKMSWMRYAALFVLPLLVGGIVYFSWDTTWETGPVVTSPRIVPGVSMAELVLPDGTKVWLDREANRALEEGVKNSGDTLNYTEVVASGIQDSCEIYHTLRVPRGGEYTLVLADGTTVYLNAESELRFPKQFKGKSRKVYLEGEGYFDVQRDEKQPFVVEVKQVEVRVLGTSFGIRAYMGEENVLTTLVEGRVNVEAGGKQVELSPGQQADFSRGNDRLTVTKVDVEQYVSWKDGRLVFDNKPLEFILEELGRWYSFDVFYTNKELKGIPYSLNIKKHEDIAHVLKFIERTGKVKFEINKNTIIVK
- a CDS encoding RNA polymerase sigma-70 factor, translated to MDTREVDIIQEFARGGESAFRVLYDRYAVALRYFAAKYLNEDTMIDDVVQDAFVDLWEKRADFRGEYAVKAYLYKAVRNDCLNLMRHQQVEDKYARRVVMEGEDSESFLDRILESEIFQTLSDVFNELPPACKEVYQMSLDGKSHEEIAQTLNISVNTVKKHKNNANHYMRERLKNVLSLLAWIS
- a CDS encoding DUF1848 family protein, yielding MTFLGVEIIDTKQQPDLFVDIEPLEIPSDAILLDNSYCVVINKNNKDKGQRMACGCMKSKDIGEYNTCPHLCEYCYANASKEVAVAN